The following are encoded in a window of Lactobacillus panisapium genomic DNA:
- a CDS encoding SEC10/PgrA surface exclusion domain-containing protein produces MKKSKLAIAIINVIFLTTIPALVLHEPTPVSAATVKGFVKTKKNKKVRLYKLSGKHSNYYASPKYQYPYSSKKKIGKKKLTAYKIGNNSHWLLAKDAKVIKTIKPNVNVQATMKLPAGYTRAELLQAYQGNPSKEFIDASMSGMDTNDFSRIKNGETKADDQTIVDLSQLTPDQTDTLTTFSLRLINQARNDLGLDPWRDSIGACKLAQDIATEYAVNKKTIRDSHYVPGIVRACKANGLDLNDNYVEDMAGFYNQNNTMTMTELKKSVYFGLKQMMFGYTGSGEQGRKQRSNYQEWEHAGDLFNTQGSLHDGDYNYYGFSISHTDDICSMHFISVPTYIAKNKKYNTGFKP; encoded by the coding sequence ATGAAAAAAAGCAAATTAGCTATTGCCATTATTAATGTTATTTTTTTGACAACTATTCCTGCGCTTGTACTGCATGAACCTACACCAGTTTCAGCTGCTACAGTTAAAGGTTTTGTCAAAACAAAGAAAAATAAAAAAGTCCGGCTTTATAAGCTTTCTGGAAAGCATTCCAATTATTATGCCAGTCCTAAGTATCAATACCCATATAGCAGTAAAAAGAAGATTGGTAAAAAGAAGCTAACAGCTTATAAGATAGGTAATAATTCACATTGGCTTTTAGCTAAGGATGCTAAAGTTATTAAAACGATTAAGCCAAATGTCAATGTTCAAGCTACAATGAAATTGCCAGCGGGTTATACCAGAGCTGAATTGCTTCAGGCTTATCAAGGGAATCCATCTAAGGAGTTTATTGATGCCTCAATGAGCGGAATGGATACTAATGATTTTAGTCGGATTAAAAACGGTGAAACTAAGGCCGATGATCAAACTATCGTTGATTTAAGCCAGCTTACGCCGGATCAAACCGATACTTTAACGACCTTTTCTCTGCGTCTGATCAATCAGGCTCGCAATGACTTGGGGTTAGATCCTTGGCGCGATAGTATTGGTGCGTGCAAATTGGCTCAAGATATTGCGACTGAATATGCGGTAAATAAGAAGACCATTCGCGATAGTCATTATGTTCCAGGCATCGTTCGTGCATGTAAAGCTAACGGCCTAGATTTAAATGATAATTATGTTGAAGACATGGCCGGCTTTTATAATCAAAATAATACGATGACAATGACTGAACTTAAAAAGAGTGTCTATTTTGGCTTAAAGCAAATGATGTTCGGCTATACTGGCAGTGGCGAGCAAGGACGAAAGCAGCGTAGTAATTACCAGGAATGGGAACATGCCGGTGACTTGTTTAATACGCAAGGTTCGCTTCACGATGGCGATTATAATTACTATGGTTTCAGTATCTCGCATACTGATGACATTTGTTCAATGCATTTTATTAGCGTACCGACTTATATTGCTAAGAATAAAAAGTATAATACTGGTTTTAAACCTTAA
- a CDS encoding GNAT family N-acetyltransferase codes for MAIYIRLAQESDLTQIMAIINEAKQLLKSDGIPQWQNGRPNEQILLDDIVKKRAYCLMVDQVVAGIAVLQTSIEPSYAAIDGEWQNEADQYATIHRIAISAKFRGQHLGQIFISNLISRGLFLGISNFRIDTHAVNLRMQALIKSAGFKYRGVIRIDQTKDGLRNAYELNLV; via the coding sequence ATGGCAATTTATATTCGATTAGCGCAAGAAAGTGATTTAACGCAAATAATGGCAATTATTAATGAAGCAAAGCAATTGCTGAAAAGCGATGGTATCCCGCAATGGCAAAATGGTCGCCCGAATGAACAAATTTTACTGGATGACATTGTCAAAAAGCGGGCATATTGTTTAATGGTTGATCAAGTCGTTGCCGGTATTGCTGTTTTGCAAACTAGTATTGAGCCTAGCTATGCTGCGATAGACGGCGAGTGGCAAAATGAAGCCGATCAGTATGCCACTATCCACCGGATTGCGATTTCGGCTAAATTTCGCGGACAGCATTTAGGACAAATATTTATTTCTAACTTAATTTCTCGTGGCCTGTTTTTAGGAATATCAAATTTCCGCATTGACACTCATGCAGTTAATCTCCGGATGCAGGCGCTGATTAAATCTGCTGGCTTTAAATATCGCGGCGTCATTCGCATTGATCAAACAAAAGATGGGCTCAGAAATGCCTATGAACTAAACTTAGTTTAA
- a CDS encoding aminotransferase class I/II-fold pyridoxal phosphate-dependent enzyme, with the protein MVDLIKYTRKGLADAPSNPILKFSDYASKIPDVVKFTLGEPDFNTPDHIKNAAKKGIDENHSHYAPSNGTMGLRKAAADFLAQKYGQKYDPETEVLVTNGVTESIFDTVCACLNPGDIMVVPTPIFPLYMSDVNILNDGAKIVTIDTSKDGFKLTPAKLQAVLDEYGDKVRMLVMNYPTNPTGVMYSQEELDAIADVIRDKPIFALCDEIYSELNYDQPHASMEKSLHDQVVLMNGVSKAWAMTGYRIGIVCAPQAILEQIAKVHQTIVTTEPTPMQDAAEEAFKNGMNDSEPMKREFQKRRDVLYQGLTDIGFECAKPQGAFYIFAKIPAGLEQDDSKFIYDLVDKAHVAVTAGSSFALGGQGYIRFSYAVSMDQINEGLRRIKKYVEENK; encoded by the coding sequence ATGGTTGATTTAATAAAGTACACGAGAAAGGGTTTAGCAGACGCACCCTCGAATCCAATTTTGAAGTTTTCGGATTATGCCAGCAAGATTCCTGATGTAGTCAAGTTTACCTTAGGTGAACCTGATTTTAATACACCGGATCATATTAAAAATGCTGCCAAGAAAGGGATTGATGAAAATCACTCCCATTATGCACCGTCAAACGGAACGATGGGCTTACGCAAAGCGGCGGCCGACTTTTTGGCGCAAAAATATGGGCAAAAGTATGACCCAGAAACTGAAGTGCTGGTTACAAATGGCGTAACGGAATCAATTTTTGATACGGTTTGCGCTTGCTTGAATCCGGGAGACATTATGGTGGTTCCGACTCCAATATTTCCGCTCTATATGTCTGATGTCAATATTTTAAATGATGGTGCTAAAATCGTTACGATTGATACTTCAAAAGATGGTTTTAAGTTAACGCCAGCTAAGTTGCAAGCAGTTCTTGATGAATACGGTGACAAAGTACGGATGTTGGTCATGAATTATCCGACAAATCCGACTGGGGTAATGTATAGCCAAGAAGAGCTTGACGCCATCGCAGATGTGATTCGGGACAAACCAATCTTTGCCTTATGTGATGAAATATATAGTGAACTGAATTATGATCAGCCTCATGCTTCAATGGAAAAATCTCTGCATGACCAGGTAGTTCTGATGAACGGTGTGTCCAAGGCTTGGGCAATGACCGGGTATCGAATCGGAATTGTTTGTGCACCGCAGGCTATTTTGGAACAAATTGCTAAGGTCCACCAAACCATCGTGACTACTGAGCCAACGCCAATGCAGGACGCTGCTGAGGAAGCCTTCAAAAATGGTATGAATGATTCTGAACCAATGAAGCGTGAATTTCAAAAACGGCGAGATGTTTTGTACCAGGGCTTAACCGATATTGGCTTTGAATGTGCAAAACCGCAAGGGGCTTTCTATATTTTTGCTAAAATTCCGGCAGGATTAGAACAAGACGATTCTAAATTTATCTATGATTTGGTTGATAAAGCACACGTTGCTGTGACTGCGGGCTCAAGCTTTGCTCTGGGCGGCCAAGGCTATATTCGTTTTTCTTATGCTGTCAGCATGGATCAGATCAATGAAGGCTTGCGCCGAATTAAAAAATACGTTGAAGAAAATAAGTAA
- a CDS encoding GntR family transcriptional regulator encodes MEEPMYIKIHNQIKREIENHVYQVGSRIPAERQLALKFGVSRMTLRQAIKTLEDEGILEQRLGSGTYVANQKVQEKMSGIMSFTDITHANGQTPSSKLISYRFGKPSLSETERLNLKDDQEVLRMERIRYADNVPICYEVVTIPQELISKISKADISSHLYQALEKNGYQIGRVTEHISAAVANENSARLLDAKKGEALITRLQVTELSTGQPFEYTRASYVADRFEFTFSK; translated from the coding sequence ATGGAAGAGCCGATGTATATAAAAATTCATAATCAGATTAAACGTGAAATTGAAAATCACGTTTATCAAGTTGGTAGCCGGATACCGGCTGAACGACAACTTGCACTAAAGTTTGGGGTTTCACGAATGACCTTACGCCAGGCTATTAAAACGCTGGAAGATGAGGGTATTTTAGAACAACGTCTTGGCAGCGGCACTTACGTGGCAAATCAAAAAGTCCAAGAGAAAATGTCGGGGATTATGTCTTTTACTGATATTACTCATGCTAACGGTCAGACACCTTCAAGTAAGTTGATTTCTTATCGTTTTGGTAAGCCATCTTTATCAGAAACTGAACGGTTAAATTTAAAAGACGACCAAGAGGTTCTGCGGATGGAGCGAATTCGCTATGCTGATAATGTTCCAATCTGCTATGAAGTGGTTACCATCCCGCAAGAGCTGATTAGTAAAATTTCTAAGGCCGACATTTCTTCGCACTTGTATCAGGCTCTTGAAAAGAACGGTTATCAAATTGGTCGTGTTACTGAACATATTTCGGCAGCTGTAGCCAACGAAAATTCTGCGCGGCTGCTTGATGCCAAAAAGGGCGAAGCACTAATAACGCGCTTGCAGGTAACCGAGCTGTCAACAGGGCAGCCATTTGAATATACGCGTGCAAGTTATGTGGCCGATCGCTTTGAATTCACTTTTTCCAAATAA
- the tagD gene encoding glycerol-3-phosphate cytidylyltransferase codes for MKKVITYGTFDLLHYGHVRLLKRARELGDYLIVGLSTDEFNEFQKHKESYNNYAERKFILEAIRYVDEVIPEEDWDQKVTDITKYHIDTFVMGSDWQGKFDFLKSVCDVVYLPRTPGISTTKIKKDLK; via the coding sequence ATGAAAAAAGTTATTACTTACGGCACATTTGATTTATTGCATTATGGTCATGTTCGTTTACTTAAGCGTGCACGTGAATTAGGTGATTACCTAATCGTTGGCCTTTCAACCGATGAATTTAATGAATTTCAAAAACACAAAGAATCATATAATAATTATGCTGAACGCAAGTTTATTCTTGAGGCTATTCGCTATGTAGACGAAGTGATTCCCGAAGAAGATTGGGACCAAAAGGTGACGGATATCACTAAGTATCATATTGATACTTTTGTTATGGGCAGTGACTGGCAAGGTAAATTCGATTTTCTGAAATCAGTTTGCGATGTCGTCTACCTGCCCCGCACTCCGGGAATTTCAACCACTAAAATCAAAAAGGACCTGAAATAA
- a CDS encoding WecB/TagA/CpsF family glycosyltransferase — protein sequence MDKVDVLGVDFDNKSFHQFQNEFIGRINVHQSTFVVTANPEIVLAANENPEFMKILNYDADYITPDGIGIIKAANILGTPLKERVTGYDLFTWLMKLANDRSLRVYLIGAKPNVIHAIQAKIAHEYSDIQLVGAEDGYFKEDLEVIAYQIERAEPDLVFAALGSPRQEQLLALLRRNLLPALMMGVGGSFDVFSGMVKRAPQLWQRAHLEWFYRLLKEPSRFKRVSKLPRFMLDVHQAKKEKK from the coding sequence ATGGATAAAGTAGATGTTTTAGGTGTTGATTTTGATAACAAAAGTTTTCATCAATTTCAAAACGAATTTATCGGGCGAATCAATGTTCACCAGTCAACATTTGTGGTTACTGCTAATCCTGAGATTGTGCTGGCAGCCAACGAAAATCCTGAATTCATGAAAATTTTAAACTATGATGCGGACTATATTACTCCTGATGGAATAGGAATTATTAAAGCTGCTAATATACTGGGTACACCGTTAAAGGAACGAGTAACTGGCTATGATTTATTTACTTGGTTAATGAAACTAGCCAATGATCGTAGCCTTCGCGTCTACTTAATCGGAGCAAAGCCAAACGTTATCCATGCAATTCAAGCTAAAATAGCCCATGAATATTCTGATATTCAACTAGTCGGTGCTGAGGATGGTTATTTTAAAGAAGATTTGGAAGTAATAGCCTATCAAATTGAACGCGCTGAGCCTGACTTAGTATTTGCTGCGTTAGGATCACCACGCCAAGAGCAGCTATTAGCACTTTTACGCCGTAATCTGCTCCCAGCCTTAATGATGGGAGTTGGCGGTAGTTTTGATGTCTTTTCGGGTATGGTTAAGCGTGCGCCACAATTATGGCAAAGAGCTCATCTTGAATGGTTTTACCGTTTGCTTAAAGAGCCATCGCGGTTTAAGCGTGTGAGCAAGTTGCCAAGATTTATGCTTGATGTTCATCAAGCTAAAAAGGAAAAGAAATAA
- a CDS encoding glycosyltransferase, protein MKVLHVNAGLESGGGLTHIINLLKEAKSEKKDFTLLCLADGPVAKAAQEAKINYHVLGVKSRYDLTSLRRLSDFINHGNFDIVHTHGPRANLYLALIKGKITAKWCVTVHSDPYLDFKGRGFLGKVFTRQNVRALKKADCIFAITKRFADLITTKTGISAAKVHVIYNGTFFHDDSAIPAKYEHPHFNIVNVARLEKVKGQELLLQALKKLDNGNVHLYIAGDGTQKRSLQELTQKLELGPQVTFQGFMTHKQLKHLYRRMDLAVLTSYSESFPLVLLEASDNLLPILSTDVGDIEMMIPDKRHGFIANTGDVASITAALQAAVNTPKEELKQMAFREKAYVADNFSLNKQLSSILTVYQSLIKGD, encoded by the coding sequence ATGAAAGTTTTGCATGTCAATGCTGGTCTTGAATCTGGCGGTGGGTTGACCCATATTATCAATTTGCTAAAAGAAGCTAAAAGCGAAAAAAAGGATTTTACATTGTTATGCTTAGCGGACGGACCAGTTGCTAAGGCCGCTCAAGAAGCAAAAATAAATTATCATGTTTTGGGGGTAAAGAGTCGCTATGATTTGACCAGTCTTCGCCGCTTATCCGACTTTATCAACCATGGTAATTTTGACATTGTGCATACTCATGGACCGCGAGCTAACCTCTATTTAGCTTTAATTAAGGGAAAAATCACGGCGAAGTGGTGCGTTACCGTCCATTCTGATCCCTATTTAGACTTCAAGGGGCGAGGTTTTTTAGGCAAAGTCTTTACCCGCCAAAATGTTCGTGCGCTCAAAAAAGCTGATTGTATTTTTGCGATAACCAAAAGATTTGCCGACTTAATCACTACCAAAACTGGCATTTCGGCCGCTAAAGTGCATGTGATTTATAACGGTACTTTTTTTCATGATGATTCAGCCATTCCGGCTAAATATGAGCATCCGCATTTTAACATTGTCAATGTTGCCCGCTTAGAAAAAGTAAAGGGGCAAGAATTGCTTTTGCAGGCGCTAAAGAAACTCGACAATGGCAATGTTCACTTGTATATCGCAGGTGATGGAACCCAAAAACGGTCTTTGCAAGAGTTAACGCAAAAATTGGAGTTGGGTCCACAGGTGACTTTTCAGGGCTTTATGACTCATAAGCAGTTGAAACATCTCTACCGGCGAATGGATCTTGCGGTTCTAACTTCTTATTCCGAAAGTTTCCCCTTAGTCCTTTTGGAAGCAAGTGATAATCTCTTACCTATTTTATCGACTGATGTGGGTGACATTGAAATGATGATACCTGACAAACGCCATGGCTTCATCGCTAACACGGGCGATGTGGCATCGATTACGGCGGCACTGCAAGCAGCAGTTAATACTCCTAAAGAAGAACTTAAGCAGATGGCATTTCGTGAAAAAGCTTATGTTGCGGATAACTTCTCTTTGAATAAACAATTGTCTAGTATTCTTACCGTCTATCAGTCTTTAATAAAAGGTGACTAA
- a CDS encoding nicotinate phosphoribosyltransferase gives MFYQELDQDDSLTLHTDLYEINMMYTYFKKGISERNAVFEAYYRKEPFGNGYSVFAGLEHVILYLQNLHFKESDLKYLKDEVGYDDDFIDYLRNFKLQLTVRSMSEGEIVFANEPLIQVEGPLAQCQLVETAILNIINYQILLATKAARVKLAVQGDGVMEFGTRRAQETDAALWGTRAAYIGGFDSTSNVRAGKLFGIPVSGTHAHSLVEAFGSEYEAFKAYAETHHDCVFLVDTYDTVRSGVPNAIRVADEMGDKINFQGVRIDSGDMAYISKQVRHELDNAGYPDAKIYASNDLDETTITSLKMQGAKIDVWGIGTKYITAYDQPALGAVYKLVSVEDDQHQMRDTLKISSNAVKVSTPGKKQVWRISANTEKKNEGDWIARAGVDPRKFDSLYMFHPQYNYINKIVTDYTAQPLLHDIFVNGKLVYEKPKLIDIKKFCAANLDGLWDEYKRSLNPQEYPVDLSQDLYDSKMNMIQDIRSQINKGETTR, from the coding sequence ATGTTTTACCAAGAATTAGATCAAGATGATTCCTTGACCTTACATACAGATTTGTATGAAATTAATATGATGTATACCTACTTTAAAAAAGGGATTTCCGAACGTAATGCCGTTTTTGAAGCTTATTATCGCAAAGAGCCATTTGGCAACGGCTACTCGGTTTTTGCCGGTCTTGAGCACGTGATTTTATATCTCCAAAACCTGCATTTTAAGGAAAGCGATTTGAAGTATCTTAAAGATGAAGTAGGTTATGATGATGACTTCATCGATTATTTACGTAATTTCAAATTGCAACTAACTGTTCGCTCAATGAGTGAAGGCGAAATTGTTTTTGCCAATGAACCACTTATTCAAGTGGAGGGCCCGTTAGCACAGTGTCAATTGGTTGAAACAGCAATTTTAAATATTATTAATTACCAAATTCTTTTAGCAACTAAAGCAGCGCGGGTGAAGCTGGCTGTTCAGGGCGATGGCGTCATGGAATTTGGAACGAGAAGAGCCCAGGAAACAGATGCTGCATTATGGGGAACAAGAGCGGCTTATATCGGCGGTTTTGATTCAACAAGCAATGTTCGTGCCGGTAAGTTATTTGGAATCCCTGTTTCTGGAACCCATGCGCACTCTTTAGTTGAGGCTTTTGGCAGCGAATACGAAGCCTTTAAGGCTTATGCCGAAACTCATCATGATTGTGTCTTTTTGGTCGATACCTATGACACAGTCAGAAGCGGCGTTCCAAATGCAATTCGGGTAGCCGATGAAATGGGTGATAAAATCAATTTCCAAGGTGTCAGGATTGATTCGGGTGACATGGCTTATATCTCTAAGCAGGTAAGACATGAACTAGATAACGCTGGCTATCCTGATGCCAAGATTTATGCGTCTAATGACTTGGATGAAACGACAATTACTAGTTTAAAAATGCAGGGAGCTAAAATCGACGTTTGGGGAATTGGTACTAAGTATATAACAGCTTACGACCAGCCGGCTTTGGGTGCAGTTTATAAATTGGTTTCAGTTGAGGATGATCAGCACCAAATGCGTGACACGTTAAAGATTTCTTCTAATGCGGTTAAGGTTTCCACCCCAGGTAAAAAACAGGTTTGGCGGATATCTGCTAATACTGAAAAGAAAAATGAGGGTGACTGGATTGCCCGTGCTGGTGTCGACCCGCGGAAATTTGATTCGCTCTATATGTTTCATCCGCAATATAACTACATTAATAAGATAGTGACAGATTACACGGCTCAGCCGCTGCTTCACGATATTTTTGTAAATGGTAAATTAGTATACGAAAAACCAAAACTAATTGATATTAAGAAGTTCTGTGCTGCTAACTTAGATGGTCTATGGGATGAATACAAGCGAAGCCTGAATCCGCAAGAATACCCAGTGGACCTTTCCCAGGATTTATATGACAGTAAGATGAATATGATTCAGGACATTCGCAGTCAAATCAATAAAGGAGAAACTACTCGATGA
- the nadE gene encoding ammonia-dependent NAD(+) synthetase translates to MRPLQKEIIAYEHVLPKIDPQKEIRRSVDFLKNYLKANPFLKTYVLGISGGQDSTLTGKLCQMAITEMRKETGDQSYQFIAVRLPYGVQADAADAADAVAFQQPDQDLIVNIKPAVDAMVASLTAAGEKISDFNKGNIKARERMVVQYAIAGANNGAVVGTDHAAENFSGFYTKYGDGAADLTPLFRLDKRQGKQMLQELNCPEHLYLKAPTADLEEEQPALPDETALGVRYQDVDDYLEGREVSEEAAERIEDLWRKSEHKRRLPVTVFDDFYLK, encoded by the coding sequence ATGAGACCATTACAAAAAGAAATTATTGCTTATGAACACGTCTTGCCTAAAATAGATCCACAAAAGGAAATTAGACGGTCAGTTGATTTTTTGAAAAACTATTTAAAGGCTAACCCATTTTTAAAAACCTACGTATTGGGGATTTCTGGTGGTCAGGACTCGACTTTAACCGGTAAACTGTGTCAAATGGCCATTACCGAAATGCGGAAGGAAACCGGAGATCAGTCTTATCAATTTATTGCGGTTCGCTTACCCTATGGCGTGCAAGCCGATGCTGCTGATGCCGCCGATGCGGTTGCTTTTCAACAGCCTGATCAAGATTTAATTGTCAACATTAAGCCTGCTGTTGATGCCATGGTAGCTAGTTTAACCGCTGCTGGCGAAAAAATTTCGGATTTTAACAAGGGCAATATCAAGGCCCGTGAAAGAATGGTTGTACAATACGCAATCGCTGGTGCCAACAACGGTGCAGTCGTTGGCACTGACCATGCTGCAGAGAATTTTAGCGGCTTTTATACTAAGTACGGTGATGGTGCAGCTGATTTAACCCCATTATTCCGTCTGGATAAACGGCAAGGCAAACAGATGCTGCAAGAATTAAATTGCCCTGAGCATTTGTATCTGAAGGCACCAACTGCTGATTTGGAAGAAGAACAGCCTGCTCTTCCAGATGAAACGGCTCTGGGCGTTCGATACCAAGATGTTGATGACTATCTTGAAGGGCGTGAAGTTTCGGAAGAAGCTGCAGAACGAATTGAGGACTTGTGGCGTAAAAGTGAACATAAGAGACGGCTGCCAGTAACCGTTTTTGACGATTTTTATCTTAAGTAA
- a CDS encoding GNAT family N-acetyltransferase — MIRSAQESDAEQIQKINQEQLGYDYPVAKTAANLKRLLADQEHHLILVYVDDTSKKVIGYIHVELFEELYFAPMYNILALAVSPQTQHQGIGSKLMTEVEHIAQKAGITEIRLSSGEERTGAHKFYEHLGYTYLKKQKRFGKKLG; from the coding sequence ATGATTCGATCTGCACAAGAAAGCGACGCGGAACAAATTCAAAAAATTAATCAAGAACAGCTTGGGTATGATTATCCTGTGGCCAAAACGGCTGCCAATCTCAAACGGCTACTTGCTGATCAAGAGCACCACCTTATTCTCGTTTATGTTGACGATACATCTAAGAAGGTAATTGGCTATATTCATGTCGAACTATTTGAGGAACTTTATTTTGCCCCAATGTATAATATTTTGGCGTTAGCTGTTAGCCCGCAAACACAGCATCAAGGAATTGGTTCCAAGTTAATGACTGAGGTTGAGCACATTGCACAAAAAGCTGGTATTACTGAAATTAGGCTAAGTTCAGGGGAGGAACGAACCGGTGCGCACAAATTCTATGAACATTTGGGTTACACCTACCTTAAAAAGCAAAAACGCTTTGGGAAAAAGTTGGGATAA